Part of the Sphaerodactylus townsendi isolate TG3544 linkage group LG10, MPM_Stown_v2.3, whole genome shotgun sequence genome is shown below.
GGTGAGAGGATGCACAGGACACACTGCAGCCACgaggctcttttggttgatggcaaATGCAAATATGGCTCTCAGTGTGCCTTGGAATGAGTTTGACTATTCTAAAGCAATGCAAATGTCCAGTGGTCAACGTTATCACTAACACACTTATTCTATTGATTTCAAACTAGAAACAGGGCTTGTAATGCTATTTAGTAAACCACCTGACTGTAATATTAATATTCTGCCAATAACAATTGAGGAGGCCTTCCACTCCTTACTCCTCCATAAACAGAGAACCAAATGTTTGATTTATAGTTTAAAGTAATGTTCAGTCACTCAAACACTTCCAGCTCCATTCTGCCATAAATCTCACTTGATGTGCAGTCTTTTTGGGCTAGCCTATCCATTATCACTGCCAATCTACAGTGGGGGAAAAACTATTCTTGAATTTGGAAAAATGGTAAAAGCCTAAATTTTAGAGTTATACTGATTCTTTAAAAGTGAATTCAAGTCATAAATGTTCAATGGCTTTgctgaaaggatttttaaaaactattgagAACTACTCAATAATATTCATCACTAAAACCAGTGGTGGgcttcagcaggtttgcaccactttggcagaaccggttgttaaaatggtgcttgtaaacaaccagttgttaaattatttgaatcccaccaccggaaccagttgttaaattatttgaatcccaccattgactaTAACTAATGTATGCATTTAAAAATCTTATCAGGCAACCATATTTCACAGCTTCTCTGTCTAGATCCCTCAACTTTTCTGTAATCACAGCATCCACCATAATTAAGGAAGCCAcaaaaatacttcttttaaaaataagcctTACAAGAAGAAAATGGACTACACACAGGCAACAGCAGCATAATGCATGTCAACAAATCTATTTTTTTCGAAGTTTAACGTGGGTTGCAATCCTTTCTGAGTTTAGGTGACTTAATTCCTACCAAGTTCTATGGGAAAAAAGAAGCTTTAAAATGCCCAGGAGAACAGTCATGGGAGTTAGCATGAAATCACTAATTTTGCTCGGCAATGTTACGCTTTTTTTAGATTTGTTTCTTCTTGATTAAATTAAGAGAAAAAACTACACACTCAAAGCCTCCAGAGATTTTGAATAATCTTCAAAGTATCATCTTTTAATTATCCAATTAAAAATTGCAACTGTAAAGCAAGGTACTTATATCTGCCAGATCCTCGCATTGCATCTACTTTCATCaaaatgctgtattttttatTAATAAAGTTGCCTGACATTTCTTCAGTTGTAAAGATAGTCTTCACAAGTTTGCTTTCAGTAATCTATGTGCTCCCCACTCCATTTCCCATGAGCATTACAAAACATTAACATCATAGCTGAATCTGGACTGGCAAATTGCATTATTAATCACAGCAACCATAGTGAAAGACACCAAAATAAAATACTTGGCCACTGTCAAAGAATTGCCTTAAACCCTTTTCCCTCATGTTCAATCCTATTTTCCTCCAAGACTAGCTAAATGCCAAAATGATCTTCAAAGCAGGATTGAACTATCACACTACAGAAGCCGAGAGGAGAAAAATAGCATTCTGTGCCCCACTGGGACTTTTGTCTTTTCACTGGTCATTCTCCACAGAAATCAAGTGTAATTCTCTTTCTCATTTCTATCACTACAGCCTACTGGCTCTTTTAATGGCTTCTAAAAGCCATTCTTCAAAACACTCGACAAGCAAATCCTGTGAAATTGCATGCATACCCTCCTCAAAATCTCCTCAAAAACCTTTTTAGATGCCAGTCACTTAAGAATGATTTTTGGGAAGAACAGGTGTTTGCACCACataacacaaaacacaaataGTGATACTTAGCATGTATCCTGGAAATCTCCAAAGAGCAGCCTAAAGCTTAATTATCCACAGAGGTGTGGGGAGACATTCTTAAGTTTAGACACTACATTCTAAAAATTTCTCCAATATACAATTATTCTACATTGGAAAATCTTTGGTTCTAAAAGGCACTATTTAACACATACATACCTGAACATGTACATTATTTTCCTATTTTAGGTTGGCTGTAATTTATTTCAGTTGGAAAAGCTAGCCTACAGTGCTTCAGTGAATCACAACCAATGATGTTCACACACAAGTCCAAGCATGAGTACGCAGGTCTACTCCCAGATTTCAAGAGCAAAGGTGGATGATTCTCATGCACACAATAAATACATAttcaatatggggggggggggggggggtgtgttaaAATCTTTATTTGCAATTGGCTCCATAAATGGCCAGCAATAATTTACCAATACTGAGTACATTAGTTCTTAATTTAAGTCATAGTTTCATTACAAAATGTTAATCTTAATTAGACTGCAAAACTATTATTCTTGCTTTTATTTGTAGGAGCCTGTAATTCAGATTAACCAGGAGGTCCATGAACCAAAGATAAAAGATTTGAAGTCACTAGATTTTAATCATCTTACACAGACATATCTGGCTACTTTGATTTGGTGTTCAAACTACACATCAACAGATGAAAACAAATGTATGCCTTTAGACCTTGGTACCTATTTAACAAAGTAAGACACCACCAATAATTGGCTTCTGATAAGAACTGGTGCCAAGCGCCAAGAGATCACAAATGCTCTAATTCCAGATaagtctttaaaaacaacaataataaataaataagctaagGATAGAAACACTACTGGatgcttcaaaaataaaatagcattttATTGATGTGCATCAcgattttattctgcctttccattCCAGCACCTTATGCAGATGATTattcttccctctcctttttgGTTATTATGGCTCATTATGCTGAGAGAATAAACTGACTGAAATGTTCATGATAAATACTgcaataaaatgtgtttttaaaaaaacaggggacaactaaagagaaaaaaacagatgGAGAGATATGGAAATGGAGGGTTGTTATAGCCTCTCAGCTGCTGAAGGtggcctccacatgggtggctgaggaagaaggaggaatcaATAAGCACATTTCTGGGCAGGTCACAACAAATCATATGCCAAATATggggcaaccccccctccccgactTTCTGGCAAGAGATACTTTGTTGTCAAATTCCTAGACACAAAAGAAAGATTCTCTTCACCAAGTATGAAGCCATGCAATGAGCAAAGGGTCAGAAGCTCTTGATTCTCCTTAGATCTCATAAGGTCTGCATGCTAATGATTTACAGCAATATAAAGCAGACCTTAAGCAGACTTTTCCCCTGTGTGCCCAGACTTCCCCCAGCAACACTGGAAGAGCAAAGGGCTGGAATATCCAATCTCTCCACTAACACACAGTAGATGCTCACTGATGTTTATGATGATAATtcaaaagagaggggaaagcatCTGTCTCACTATTGTGtcactttctgtattttttcagcatggtgggggagagagtgAGAAAGGTGATTTTAAACTGTTCTTGGATTCCAAGACTTTTGGTGCCTCTGATCTAGGGAACCGACACCAAAACTTAGTTCAAACCGGTGTAGTGTCAGCAGTATGAGAGCAGATATTTTCACTTCCTTTCTGCAGCATACAAAGAACAACATCAGTTCCTTCACATTTACTGAACCAAAGACTGCATATATTCCTGTTGGTATTTTAGAAATAAATCCCCAAAAGAACTGGAATCCTGCAAACAAAATATGTATTTCCAGAATTCCGTGAGAGACTCTACTGATCTctaagcaaacaagcaaaccccACAAAAACCCACCATCCACCTGTCATTCCATCTCATCTCCCACTCCTTCACTCCCGGTACATCACTTTGCTAAGCCTGCTGGAGTCCTTGCACAGAACCTGGACATCTTTCCAACAGCTTTTCAGAAGACCTTTTTGACTACAACCAAACTTTCCAGTTACCTGTGCAGCTTTGCTCCAGAAGATGACAATGTACAATAGCACCAACCATGCAGGATTAACAAAGCCAAACTCTCCCAAgcaagggtttaaaaaaaaaaaaccccatccttcTCTCTGTGTTATGAATGGATTTGCTTTAAGGCCATTCAGTTTCACAGGCGCATAAGACGATAAACACTCTGTATCACATTACTtctggtttattatttatttatctatctgtaATTGCCCTTGCTGTCTCTCTTATTAAAAGATCAAGCATTTAGATTTCCCTCTTATCAGACTTACCAGAGGATTGACCTCGATTAGTGGCGTCATGATCGCTGTCTCCTTGCTCACTGTCTCCATGACCACTGTCCTTAGAGCTTACTATGTCTGCTTCCTGGAATGCAGAactagaaacattaaaaaaaaaaaagagtcaggaataggggaagtcatAAAACATTCTTCTGCCATCCCATGGCCATAGGTGGTGCTGCACTCAGCCAAACCTCCCACTTCacagctcttcttctttccatcaCAAACAAAACTTGTAGTTGCAGGCATTAATAATCCAACTGGAACAGACAGTGGCCATTATTATACCGCCTGTGTTACACACAGTTGTTATAAATAATTTGGTTGAATTTGCTTAAGCTGGGAAGCTAAATTTGCACACAGAGAAATCAATATTATCTGCCAATTCTCATAAAGGGACTCATAAGTATTTGAAGCACGTTTCCGACAAGCACAAAATTAGATTTGGCTCTCTTTTTCAGGTAATTTCAGCAAGACCCACCGCAGCCATAATTCAAAGATGCTCGTTCAGTGCCgatttattttgcttaatggttctGTCTGAACAAATTCATTTTTATATTCCTCAGCCATTATTCTACAGCTGCAGTAAACGTATTCCACATCCCTAGCTTCACTTGCTGAAATACATCTCGGGTTTTGTAAAAATAAGGGCTGTAATTTAGGAAATCAGGAATGAGGAAATCCTACCTGTTTACCCGCCGTGGTCTATCAACTAGATAACTGAGCTCTGCACGCTGGTGTTTAGTCTAGAAAaataattaggaaaaaaaatgaactgccAGTATGGTTTGCTGGCAACAAATTTATGTAACCGCAGTTGTAATAATGGTAATGTATACATCCAGAGTTAGGCCATTCAACATCTAAAGAAGCATATATCACTAGCATGTCTCAAATACTTTTCCTCTTTACTCACACACCAAGGTGCCAACAGGACCTGCACTGAGGTTGATCAACAGGGAGTAAGACTGAATGTGAATTCCTGGCCTATGTTGGACAACAATTTACACCACGACTGACAAGTATAAAAAGAGCTACCATTCAGTCTGAACAATGGGCCCACAATCTGGACTCCAGTGTGTATTTCAATGCAATGTACGAAAACTGAGAATGTAATAAAATCAACAGcatcagcaaaaaaaccccaatacaaACAACGTTTTAAATCCTTACAaatgttaactttaaaaaagtgGTTGTTGGTTTTGTAAATCTCAAACTTTTTTTGCTCCCAGCAATGAAGTGTACACTCGATTTAGTACCCTGAAGACCAGTAGAAAATTGTAAGTCTAGATTATATGATCCATATGAATTCTTTACACACCAAGATAATGCAAAACACACATAAAAGTGTACAAATGTAATACAGAATTTCAAAAACATTCCTTTAAAATGCTTTCTTTATAAAGCATACTTCAACATACCAATGACTCCGCCAGAGTCTTAAACAGTAATTAATAAAGTCTTAATTCTTATATTAATTAAAACTTCCATATGATAGGGCATCACCCCccacaaggaattttttttcataGCCTTAATCATAAAAGCAAGATTTCTAGATGTGAATACAGTTGGGGAAAAGTTGCTGTATTAAATGTAGATTATCATGGGAAGACACTCATATCCTGAGAGGAACAGTACTCAGAAGCATTAATGGGTTTAgccccaaaagaaaacaaataacaaTACTTAACCGGGGgctatgtttttgttttgtttttaatatatcgAAATGGAAGAAGCTAGGCCAGCTTCATTTAAATTCATACAGTGTGGGTGTTTGGTTGCAATAACACCAGAGCTAGCCTCTGGTGAACAAATGCTTCTGTCTTCAaaattgggaagggggaggacCAAAAGTACCGCAGAAAATAGCAGGGCTGTCAAACTAGCCAGATAGTATCAACATTTTGAAATTGTGCCAGAGAGATATCATGCAGGATCCTGCCTACATTAGGAAACTTTAGAGAAGGGAGAATAAATGAGATGCGCAGAGAaaggagggcaaatgcactgcaGTCTGAAGGGTGGCACTGAGTAGGATAGTCAGGCTAGGAAGAGTCAGCACACAAGCTCCTACCAGTCTACTACTTGCAACAGGTACATTAGCAACAGAAGCGACAGCACAAGTGACTTTCAATCTAGTCAACTAAGTGAGAACCACTTTATAATCTAATGAATCTAAAAAAGTTCAGTTTACAGACTTGAATGAATTTGCAGAAAAAGATCACATGGAAACTAGCCTACCCCCAGTGCATCACTACTACTAGGAGTTCATAACACTAACCCAGACGGCAGCATTAATTACAGAACAACACGTGATGCCATAAGGGCCCAGACCCCCCTGCACACTTGCTTGGGAGGGAGTCACTTGGAAGTGACTTCTTAAGGATCGGTGTAATTCATTTTGGCCAGGAGAATGAACCAGTGGGGCCTCTGGAAGGcaccagagggaaggggagagggaaggggatcGGAGCAGCGCCTTACCTCGCTGGACAGTATGCTGCCGTTGGAGATGATGTCGGGCTGCTGGTCAGTGTAGCCGGTGACGATGGCCCCGCAGGGGTTGTGCTCGGCGTCGGTGCTGCGGGACGGGCTGCAGGGCTTGAGGAACATCAGGTCGGTCTTGGCCGACTCGGGCGTGAGGCAGACCTGGTAGCAGTAGTTCTGGTTGTGATGGTGGGATCCGAAGCTGGCGGACTCCTCGACGGGCACCTGGGCCGGGTTGCTGGGCACGTTGGAGCTCTGGACCAGCATGATGTCGGACTTGCTGAGCTTCTTCTTGCGGGCCCGCGCCTGGCggctgcagcaggagcagcaacagcagcagctcaggcagcagtCGCTGGCCAGGCACGTGTAGATGTtgagcttcttctccttctggcaGCGCACGGCCAGCACGATCATGGCCAGCAGGAAGATGAAGGAGACCGAGCCCAGGGCGATGATGAGGATCAGCGTCAGGTCCAGCGAGGTCTCGCCGTGGTCGCCGCCGCCCCCCGAGCGGCTGGGCCGGTGCTCGCCCCCGGGCCCTCCTGCCCCGCCGGGGCCCAACCCGCCGCCCGCGCCGCCCGCGCCGCCTCCTCCGCCCGCGCCCTGCCGCTCGACGGCGCTGTCCACCAGGAGCACTTGGAGGGCGGCGGTGGAGGAGAGGGGCGGCTGCCCGTGGTCGCGCACCTCGATGACCAGCTCGTAGGGCCGCTGCGGGTCGCGCTTGGCGGGCACCTTCCGCGCCGTGCGCAGCTCGCCGGTGCGCCAGTCCATGCGGAAGAGGCTGGCCTCGTTGCCCCGCACGATGCTGTAGGTCAGGCGCGCGTTCTCGCCGTCGTCCGCGTCCACGGCTGCCACGCGGGTCACCAGGTAGCCCGGCTCGGCGCCGCGGGGCAGCACCTCCCGGGCCGGAGTGCCGTTGCGGCCGGGCAGCGGGCTGACGATGGCGGGCGCGTTGTCGTTCTGGTCGACCACCACTATGTTGACGGTGGCGTTGCCGGCCAGGGCCTCctgctcgccgccgccgccgccggtctCCTCCGGCGGTGCTTCGACGGCGGCGTCGCGGGCCTCCACCTGGAAGCTGAACTCCTTGAGCTGCTCGTAGTCGAAGGAGCGCAGCGCGTAGAGGAAGCCGTTCTCGGAGTTGATGGAGACGTAGGTGAAGACCGACATGCCCTGGATCTGGCTGTCCAGGATGGCGTAGGCCAGCTGCGCGTTGGCGCCCTGGTCGCGGTCGGTGGCGCTGACGGCGTAGATGTAGGCACCGGGCACGTTGTTCTCGCTCACGTAGACCTGGTAGACGGGCTGCGAGAAGCGGGGCGCGTTGTCGTTCACGTCGCTGACGCGCACCTGGATGGACTTGGTGGCGCTCAGCTGCGGCTCGCCCAGGTCCCGCGCCACCACTGTCAGCGTGTAGGCGTCGCCGCCGGGCTGCTCGCGGTCCAGGGGCCCCTCGGTCACGATGGTGTAGTAGTTCTTGAAGGAGCTCTTGAGGCGGAACGGCGCGTCGCCCTGCAGCAGCTCACAGTGCACCTGGCCGTTGTCCTCCGAGTCGCGGTCCGAGACGCTGAAGAGGGCCACCACCGTGCCGGGCGCCGCCGCCTCGCTCACGGCCTCCTTGACGGTGGAGAAGCTGATCTCGGGCGCGTTGTCGTTGGCGTCGAGCACCCGCACCAGGACCTTGCAGTGGGCGGGCACGGCGTTGGGCCCCAGGTCCTTGGCTTGCACGTACACCTGGTAGACGCTGCTCTCCTCGTAGTCCAGCTCGCCGTTGACCTCCAGCCGGCCCGTCCGGGGCGAGATGCCGAAGAGCTCCCGGGCGCGGGCCGAGATGTGGCTGCTGAACGAGTAGATGATCTCGCCATTCTGGCCCTCGTCCGGGTCGCTAGCGTTGAGCTGCAGCACCAGCGTGCCGGGCGGCGAGTTCTCCGGCAGCGAGACAGTGTAGACGGGTTGCTCGAAGGCGGGCACGTTGTCGTTGGAGTCCAGCACACGGATGGTGAGCAGGGCCGTGCCGGTGCGCTGCTGGGGCTGCCCGCCGTCCACGGCGGTCAGCACGTAGCGGTGTACCGCCTGCTGCTCGCGATCCAAGGGCTTGGAGAGCACCAGTTCGGCGAAGCGGTTGCCGTCGGGCTGCGTCTGCACGTCCAGCGAAAAGTAGCCGTTGGGGGTGATCTCGTAGGTGCGCAGCGCGTTCGTGCCCACGTCCGGGTCGAAGGCGCTCTCCAAGGGGAAGCGGGTGCCCGGCGTGGCGCTCTCAGAGATCTCCACAGTCAGGTCGGGCTCCGGGAAAGCCGGAGGGTTATCATTGATGTCGAGCACTTCAATCTCCACGCGGAAGAGCTCCAGCGGGTTCTCCAGGAAGACTTCCAGGTGCAGCTGGCACGACGGGTTCTGCTTGCAGATCTGCTCGCGGTCGATCTTCTCGTTCACGTACAGCACCCCGGTCTCCAGGTTGAGGTCCAGGTAAGGGCTCCGCGAATTGGGCACCGTCTGGAAGCGGCGAGCCGAAAGTTTTGTAATGTCCAAGCCCAGGTCCTCGGCGATATTCCCCACGAAAGTGCCATGCTCTTGCTCCTCTTGCACGGTGTAGTGAAGCTGCGACAGGGCTCCCTCCACCATACAGATTAAGGCAAAGAGGACTAGCACGACCATCTCCAAAAGGGGAAagagattccccccctccccgacacaCGACTTCCTCCTTCTCCAAaaagccccctcctcctcctcctcctcctctgagaaaCACGGCGTCTGCgagcggagggaggggggcggAGGGGCAGAGATTGATGGGGGCTTTAAAAGGGATTTACGGTCActccttttccttcattttctcctttctcccccatggCTGTCCTTCGGGAaaacaaaatcaataaattaccactaccaaaaaaaaaatcacccaagaTGGGTCTGGGAAGAAGACGCCGGGCAGAGCTCCCACCTCATCGGTGATCTTCCCCAGAAATGATCAACTAGAGGCAATAGGTAGCTGGCTATATAGGCACCGGAGCccgttttaatttattcccaGAGTCCTGGCACTGCGCCGCGGCAGCCGGAGAGGCGGTGGAGGCAGCAACAGCAAATCCCGGGGAACGGGGATCTTTCAAGATTGTCCTCGGTTTGGCTTCCTGGTCACAGCAGGAGCGGGGAAGGCTGCGGGAAGAACCGATGGGCATGCCCTCTTGAGATGGAGGAAGAAAAATcatgaaagaggaggaggggaaacgagcgtttaaaaataataataatcgaTATGCCCAAAATGTCACGAGCAGCAAAAGGATGCCATGGGAAAAAGGCAGAGGGCAGCTTGGCAGCCCCAAACTTTGCTTCCCTGGATTTCTCTGGGGATGGTCTTAGATCCCCCTCGCCATTTCCTCCTTTGCCCTGAGCTCTTTCCTGGACTACTGAGGGTCCGGATCGGCTTTCTTCTCCCTTCGCTGTCGCCTGCCTCTCTTCTTCTCGCTCTGACTTGCAAGCACATTCGCCCGCTCGCTTGCTCGCTGCTGCtcgcttttctctccctctcgcCTCCCGTCCCGGCTTCAGCTCCTGTGATCTCTGCTGGCAGTTTCTGAGCTCGGAGCGCTCGGCGGGTCTGTTTTTGCGCAGCGAGCGACTCCTGCCAACCAATCGCCTCGTCGTTCCAGCCTTCGAGCGGAAGCCCATTGGTGGCGCCGCGCGTCCGGCAGGTGTCGTCacggaggaagagaaggagggggtcAGCCAGCGAGCGAGCCTGGGAGAGCCCGGCGCGGGATTCTCCGGGCGAGTgcgcgtgcgcgcgcgtgtgACTATGGCAAAGGAAAGAACCCTGCCACTCCCGAAgcgctggctggggaatctcTGCCTCGGAAAGTTACTATTCCCCTGTGCGGTTGCTGAGCAAGGAGATCACCTTCTCGTCATCCATGCAAACCATGACGCTAATAAACAAGTTTGTCCTCGGAGACGGAATTTCCACTTGCAACTGGCTTTCCCTTTCGTCTTTTACCTATTTCTAGACCTGTTGTGtgtattgttaaaaaaaaccccaaacttatCAACAAGGGAAACTTGGGGTAGAATTTTCCTTGTTTATTTTCCTCGGGGTTTGATCTTCCATTTGCTTGTGCCAGCCGTCTTTAAACGTAAACATGCGCAATGGAGACCGTTTTCCGCGGAGTGCCTGGAGCTTTAGGGGGTCTTGCTAGTCATAAACGCTTGGCTGCGTTTCTCCGTTACTCCTTAATCAATTTCGCTAAAGGAGCATCTGGGCAAAACAAGGCAAACAAATAAAGATTTGAGAAAGGGATCTTGTAGGGATATCCTTCCATTATTTGAAAACAGCTTgctgacattttgaaaacagctgAGCACTGGCTGGGGCGAACTTAACCGGTTTGTGTTACAGATTAGGTGACGaccctcccccaaaacaaaaacacaagttTACTCATAAGTAAGGTTCACTGAGTCTAGTGAAGCTTGCTTTTGAATAAACAGGCTGCCAGCACAAGCAGACCGGTTGTATGATTCACTAGTCCGCTAAGGATAAAACAGGCttggttaccaacttccaggtagcaTCTGGAGATCTGCACCACTTCAGTTGATCTTCAGACAGCCAAGATGGGTTCCTcctgtgaaaatggctgctttggagcggagactctatggcattagacaCTGCTGAGGTTTCcccctacccaggctccaccccgcaaaatctccaggtgtttcccaacccagagctgtcaCCCGCCCTAATACCGTGACTTCAGGCTCCTTTACACAGAAGAATTCTTCGTATAGCAACTGGACAGCGGCGCGCAGTGAGCTGCTACCTGGCGCCTTCTTCTGTATTGAGCTTGCCCTTTCTTCTCTGAGCAGTAGACCGGAGGGGCGATGCTTTCCCCTCGCCTGTCCCTTGATCGTCCTACCCAGCACCAACGCACGCCCTCCTTGCCCTCCTTCCGGACTGATTCTTGCACGTTATGCCCGATAGGAGCAATGGGGAAGGTGGGCTCGTGGGGAAAAGCCGCCATCGGGAGAAGAGGGAGCTGAGGATGAATGAAAcaaaatgcaagggaaggaaaaGCGGCGGGCCACCCGTCCAAGATGACCCAGTCCCTTTGGCGGCTCGCCGGTGAGCAAGGGGCTGGGGAATCGCGGGGGCTTTGATGTAGGGACTCTGGAGAATCGGGTGCGTGCCtgggcgcgcgcgcacacacacacttctctctctctataAGCCAATGCCGCTTGTATTGAAAATGGCTCCTACAAACGCTGAAGTGGGCTACTACAgggctactcagaagtaaatggTTCTCAGATGGCAGCCCTGGTGGTCGCTCTGATGGCGCCGGCCAGACGTCTTGCTATGGAAATGCCCGGCGATGTGTTGGGGGAGGGTCAAGATGGACATGCATTTAGGTCCAGGTCGAGGGGTCCCCAGAAAAGCCCCGCGGCTCGACCCCGAGCGTCTCGCCCACCAAGTGTGCCGGATAAGAGTCTCGGCCGTTTAGAAACGTCTGTTATACACGTCCCTTCTGTGAGTTGCGTTTGGGGATTTCCATTAAACAGCCATTGTGACAGGGCTTGCCCCGGAGGGTAGCGTTTTGATCCTCAACCCGTTAGCTTTGGCACGAAGCCCGTTCAGTAACCAAAGAGAcggtgtgtttgtgtgcgtgcgtgcttgcggcggggcggggtggggggagagtgctGTTTGCTCGTGATCCTGTGGCGTGTGAGTGTCAGCCAGATTTCCGGAGGGGAGATTTATAGAGCAATTGCAGAACCAAAGATTTGGAGCAGATCCCTAAACcactttcttaaaaaaacaaaaacaaaaaggcaagCACGATCCTCCTTAGCGTCGTTTCAGCCAAGCCTGCCGGGGAAAGAAAACTGGATCCCCTTTAGATTCGCCTGTGGTTTGCCAAGCATGGTTCGCTGGCTGGCTCGGCGCTGCCAGCCTCTGTTTTCCGAGCACCCTTCCCGGTCTATCTCCTCCTCGCAGCCCGCTCGCCCTCATTTGCTTCTTTCCCGCGAATCCACGTCTTGCCTCCGAGAGGTTAAACCCctgggctgcgggggggggggggggggaagaagggggaggcgcggtggagggggtgggtgatggtgggggaaatggctggTCCTTTCCCAGCTGCAGTTAATTCACGGCCGGGCAGGCAGAGCCAGCCCAAGCCAAAGGCGCCGCAGCGTCACACGCTGGTTGCAGAAGGGAGCGAGAGCGGCGCGGCGCCGTGCcaggaacctgtggctctcgGCTGGTTCGAAACTCCCAACCTGCCCATCGGACCGCGGAACTCCCGACCTGTTCTTAAACTGATGtccattatat
Proteins encoded:
- the PCDH10 gene encoding protocadherin-10 isoform X1, which produces MVVLVLFALICMVEGALSQLHYTVQEEQEHGTFVGNIAEDLGLDITKLSARRFQTVPNSRSPYLDLNLETGVLYVNEKIDREQICKQNPSCQLHLEVFLENPLELFRVEIEVLDINDNPPAFPEPDLTVEISESATPGTRFPLESAFDPDVGTNALRTYEITPNGYFSLDVQTQPDGNRFAELVLSKPLDREQQAVHRYVLTAVDGGQPQQRTGTALLTIRVLDSNDNVPAFEQPVYTVSLPENSPPGTLVLQLNASDPDEGQNGEIIYSFSSHISARARELFGISPRTGRLEVNGELDYEESSVYQVYVQAKDLGPNAVPAHCKVLVRVLDANDNAPEISFSTVKEAVSEAAAPGTVVALFSVSDRDSEDNGQVHCELLQGDAPFRLKSSFKNYYTIVTEGPLDREQPGGDAYTLTVVARDLGEPQLSATKSIQVRVSDVNDNAPRFSQPVYQVYVSENNVPGAYIYAVSATDRDQGANAQLAYAILDSQIQGMSVFTYVSINSENGFLYALRSFDYEQLKEFSFQVEARDAAVEAPPEETGGGGGEQEALAGNATVNIVVVDQNDNAPAIVSPLPGRNGTPAREVLPRGAEPGYLVTRVAAVDADDGENARLTYSIVRGNEASLFRMDWRTGELRTARKVPAKRDPQRPYELVIEVRDHGQPPLSSTAALQVLLVDSAVERQGAGGGGGAGGAGGGLGPGGAGGPGGEHRPSRSGGGGDHGETSLDLTLILIIALGSVSFIFLLAMIVLAVRCQKEKKLNIYTCLASDCCLSCCCCCSCCSRQARARKKKLSKSDIMLVQSSNVPSNPAQVPVEESASFGSHHHNQNYCYQVCLTPESAKTDLMFLKPCSPSRSTDAEHNPCGAIVTGYTDQQPDIISNGSILSSETKHQRAELSYLVDRPRRVNSSAFQEADIVSSKDSGHGDSEQGDSDHDATNRGQSSGMDLFSNCTEECKALGHSDRCWMPSFVPSDGRQAADYRSNLHVPGMDSVPDTEVFETPEAQPGAERSFSTFGKEKGLHSTLERKELDGLLSNTRGPYKPPYLIPWFQSISFDSRRLNFKCLLTHKKKPEEQQKIKLDLCETPTLSVSAYAYAK